The following DNA comes from Lepeophtheirus salmonis chromosome 11, UVic_Lsal_1.4, whole genome shotgun sequence.
CCGGCGGTCGTCTAGCACCATTTGGTGAACTTTGGAGATGTTTTCGTCGGTAGTTGCAGTTTTGGGACGTCCGGAACGTTCATCGTCTCCCAAGCTTATACGCCCACGTTTAAATTCGGCTGCCCAAAATTTGACGGTGGTAAATGATGGGGCAAAGTCTCCATACACGGATTCCAACTCATCTTTGATTTGCGTGGGCGTATTGCCTttcaaacacaaatatttaatgacagctcgatactcgattttgtccattttcaaaaaaacactcACAGCAAACAACTCAATATGAAAACAACCGATACATAGCAACTGGCCTACAAAATGgttgaaaattagtttttaaccacgagtgctgccatcttcacgttgagggcggaaacttttcagaccaccctcctATATTTGAGGGGAAATTGTATTTCTACCTAGCTTAGAAGTTGgcagataattattatatatataagaaatatttgtatatgctATGAACGCACTTTGTTAAATTAATTCTCTAGAAGTGAATTTAAACGACATTTATAcctaaaataatagttattgagttaaatatatattgattattaattattatgaaaatgccTAAAACAATCATCAATATACAACTTTATATTATGGAGGGAAGTCATACTTATTAGTATATATCCTCTGAGAGACAGGCTACTAAAAAGTAAGctaccaaaatttaataaaaataatatcaaatgagAGTTATAATCAAAGAAAACGAACATACATGTGTAATATTATAGTTAATCTTAATagtaatatacctatataatgtaaaatgttAGCGCGCATAGTAATAGTAGTTCGAACTCTTTGAAACCGTTGCAGTACTAGtagtaaatgaatttataaagtaGCGAGTGAATCAGGAGCCAAAACTGCCTTGAGACTAGCAGAGCAGCcgtaaacattaaatattatttattaaataattcaactcTTCCATTTAGTACCCCGGAATTAAATAGGATTTCTGGGGTTAAGGAGGGAGCATTGAAGGAGAGAAACTCGCTGTTCTACTCTTCTTGATTCCTAGGGACTTTTTCGGGGTAAGCATTTGGAGCTCCTTTAGTAAATGTTTAATGTGCGTCTTTGTTGTTGAACGTGATTAGATACGTACGTCTCATTGAGGCGAGGATCGAGGAGTGTGATGGCAGACTTTATGGATCAAGAGGCAGTGGAAGACTCTGAGGAGGAGATGTCGGCAGAGGAGTCTTCTTCCCGTCGGCCCaaagggaagaagaagaagaagcatAGCCGGCAGTTGAGTTCGGATGAGGAGGAGGAAGAGGAGGATGAGGACGAGGAGAAGGCCCGTGAGGACATGAAGGGCTTCATTGACGACGATGACGATGGTGTGGAAGAGGAGAAGGAGTCTGAGAGTGGGTCGGACACTGGGGAGTCCTCCTCGCGGCGACGTAAGAAGAAGCGTCGGAAACGGCGCTCCGAGGACGAAGAGGACATTGATGAAGAAGATATGGAGCTGCTTCAAGAGAATTTgggtataaaaatacaaaagaagcGCAAACGTATCCGAATGGGATCTGGATCTGAAGAGGACTCTGATGGAGAGTCCCGCATTGCTTCTCAGCGCAGTAGTGGGGACTCTGAGGGAGAGGCTCATGACAAGAGAAGTAGCAGTGGAAAGAACAAATCCATTCGAGCCTCTTCCGTGGCCACAAGTTCCAAGGCTGGCTTTATTGACTCTGAGGAAGAGGCGGAAAAGGCCATGGAAGAGGATGAAGACGATGGATTTATCGTGGATGAGGACGGTGTTCCTATTCAGAAAcggagaaaaaagaagaagactcATATATTTGAAGATAGTGCAAGACAACTTGCCGAGGATATTTTTGGAGTGGCCTTCGACTATGAAGAGTTTGAGGATGATAGAGTTGAAGAAGAATCCGACGACGAGGAGGAAGATGACTACGATGACGAGGAAGCAGCAGAGGCTCGAAGACTCAAGAAacttaaaaagcaaaaaagaaagtcggctaaaaccatttttgagatatttgaaCCACGAGAATTGGAGCTTCGTCACTTCACAGATCTTGATAATGAAGTGAGGAATACGGATATTCCAGAGAGAATGCAACTACGCTCCATTCCTGTGACTTCAGTTCCTGAGGGTTCAGATGAACTGGATAGGGAAGCAGAATGGATCTTCAAATATGGATTCATCAAACCAACAATATCGAAACAAGATGGCTATAGTAGAGACGATTGTCAAGAATGGGTTCGAAAAGATCGGacagttgaaaaaattaaaaaggcaCTTGACTTTATGAGACAGCAATTTCATGAAGTTCCCTTTATTGCATTTTATCGCAAGGAATATGTTGAACCGGAGCTAAAGATAAATGATCTTTGGAGAGTATATTTTATGGATGAAAATTGGTGTCAATTACAAAGTcgaaagaaaaatttaaggaaattatTCAAGAGCATGCAAAATTGGCAAGGAGAACAGTTGGTGGCTGATATGGATAAACCCATTCCTGAAGGAATGCGCATACTATCAAATGAGgatcttcaaaatattgataatattgaaAGTTATGAAGAGCTTAAAGACATggatctttttttcaaactctacTATTCCAAGGATCTCGAAGCCATGCAAATAGCAATAAAACAAAAGAGGCGTGAAGCTAGAGAAGCTAAACGTTCAAATcgcaagaaaaaaacaaaaattataacgaaTGAAGACGGTGAAGAAATTCAAGTCACAGATGAAGAAAGTCCGGTTCTAGACTCTGAAGATTCGGGTACAGATGACCAAGATTTGCTCAGACAAGCGAGTAAAAATGATCCATActcaatttgtagaaaatatggaCTGATTGGTATGTCTAAAAGGTTTGGACTTACGCCTGAACAGTTTGCAGAAAACTTACGAGATGGATATCAAAGGCATGATTTAGATCAGGAGCCTTCTGAACCTCTTGAAGTAGCTGCAGAATATGTCAATCAAAAATTCAAGGTAATtacatagtatatattattactattacgtggtatttaaaatgtgtattcctttctttttcttcctaCAGGACCCTAATGATGTCCTTAAAGCCGTCAAGTTTGTTGTTGCAACGCAATTAAGCAGAGAGCCGGAGGTTAGACGTGTTACTCGAGAGATTTTCAATGAGAGAGCCACGATATGTGTTGCTCCTACAAAAAAAGGATTGACGGAAATTGATGAGAGTCACTACTGCTACTCTATGAAGTATCTCAAGAACAAGTTAGTTCGAAATTTGAGTGGTACACAATGGTTAAATTTGACTGCTGCAGAGGATCAAAAGCTGATAACAATAACCATTGCAACGGAAATACCTTCTTTATCTggaaacaaacaaagaaatcaCTTGGAAGAAGCCAAAGAGCTATATAAGCATGATGGTTTTTCTAAACATGTGACCGAGTGGAATAATCTAAGGGCGGAATGTATTGAAACAACGttcaaggaaataatttatcctgTTCTTCGACAAGAGCTTCGTATACGACTCACTCGTGAGGCCAAGGACGGTGTTTTACGGCaatgcaaaaacaaaatgtacGATTATTTAAAAACCGCCAAGTATACAGTTTCATTTGAAGAGGAAGATGAGGATGACTGGGATTCATCAGGAGGGTGTCGTGTTATGTCCATTTCCTACGAGAATGATACTGACGTTGCTTCTTATGCCGTGTGCATTGGAGTGAATGGTGAAGTaatcgattttttaaaaatggaggCCTTGCTTATGAGGAGTAACATTTCTCAAGACTCTAAGAGGAACAGACCATCTGGTGATCGTCGAAATAAGGATGTCGATATGgctaaattaaaaagttttattattcaaaagagaCCTCATGTTATTGTTGTTGGGGCAATTGATAGAGATGCTGTGCGAGTAAGGTATGATGTGGAAGCAGTGGTTCACGAGCTAGTTGAAGGAGAGCATCAGTTCCCAAAGATTGGCGTATTTCTCATGGATGACAACCTTGCTAAAGTATATTCAAATTCTACTCGAGCATCCCAAGATTTCAGAGACTATCCCAATGTATTAAGGCAAGGTATTAGCCTCGCTCGTCGTATGCAGGATCCTTTGATAGAGTTCAGCCAATTGGCAGGACCAGAAAATGAAATACTCTGTTTAAATTTCC
Coding sequences within:
- the Spt6 gene encoding transcription elongation factor SPT6, with the translated sequence MADFMDQEAVEDSEEEMSAEESSSRRPKGKKKKKHSRQLSSDEEEEEEDEDEEKAREDMKGFIDDDDDGVEEEKESESGSDTGESSSRRRKKKRRKRRSEDEEDIDEEDMELLQENLGIKIQKKRKRIRMGSGSEEDSDGESRIASQRSSGDSEGEAHDKRSSSGKNKSIRASSVATSSKAGFIDSEEEAEKAMEEDEDDGFIVDEDGVPIQKRRKKKKTHIFEDSARQLAEDIFGVAFDYEEFEDDRVEEESDDEEEDDYDDEEAAEARRLKKLKKQKRKSAKTIFEIFEPRELELRHFTDLDNEVRNTDIPERMQLRSIPVTSVPEGSDELDREAEWIFKYGFIKPTISKQDGYSRDDCQEWVRKDRTVEKIKKALDFMRQQFHEVPFIAFYRKEYVEPELKINDLWRVYFMDENWCQLQSRKKNLRKLFKSMQNWQGEQLVADMDKPIPEGMRILSNEDLQNIDNIESYEELKDMDLFFKLYYSKDLEAMQIAIKQKRREAREAKRSNRKKKTKIITNEDGEEIQVTDEESPVLDSEDSGTDDQDLLRQASKNDPYSICRKYGLIGMSKRFGLTPEQFAENLRDGYQRHDLDQEPSEPLEVAAEYVNQKFKDPNDVLKAVKFVVATQLSREPEVRRVTREIFNERATICVAPTKKGLTEIDESHYCYSMKYLKNKLVRNLSGTQWLNLTAAEDQKLITITIATEIPSLSGNKQRNHLEEAKELYKHDGFSKHVTEWNNLRAECIETTFKEIIYPVLRQELRIRLTREAKDGVLRQCKNKMYDYLKTAKYTVSFEEEDEDDWDSSGGCRVMSISYENDTDVASYAVCIGVNGEVIDFLKMEALLMRSNISQDSKRNRPSGDRRNKDVDMAKLKSFIIQKRPHVIVVGAIDRDAVRVRYDVEAVVHELVEGEHQFPKIGVFLMDDNLAKVYSNSTRASQDFRDYPNVLRQGISLARRMQDPLIEFSQLAGPENEILCLNFHPLQNRLEEEELLEAINIEFINRTNEVGVDINECVSRPQTSNLVQFVGGLGPRKGAALLKTLRQMQSSQRLENRQQLVTLCHMGPKVLINCAGFIKIDTTSLGDSEVYLEVLDGSRIHNEAYEWARKMAVDALEYDEEEGNPATALEEIINDPEKLAELDLDAFARELERQGFGNKSITLYDIRAELYHMYKDLREPYRPPDPEEIFNIVTKENPETFYIGKLINATVSGFTYKKPQGEELDQAAPIRAGEENVWQCPFCGRDDFPELTEVWNHFDAGMCPGKATGVKIRIDNGVSGFIPIKNLSDKQVINPEDRVKIGQTIFCRIVKINPERFSVECISKTSALVDKEHEWKPAKDDFYDEEAQARDMEQSTMKKKQQERQTYIKRVIVHPSFYNVGYKEAERLIAGMDQSDVVIRPSSKGEDHLTVTWKVTDGIYEHIDVREEGKLNAFSLGQSLWIGNEEFEDLDEIIARHINPMAAHARDILNFKYYRDTEGGKREVADEMLKADKAASPGKIHYFLSVSKAYAGKFMLSYLPRTKTLHEFVTVTPDGFRFRKQVFETLSSLMKWFKEHFRDPLPGTPNTPGRLTSRTPYMTGGTPGPGTITPGAMSLATGTPYGTTPGAMSNYGVSVNTPYTPSGQTPFMTPYHTPGPSTTPRPSRGTPGPTPNRSFPTVPTPRSSSGGGGNVPSSGGRPSGGQSSHQQGRVRSSYSKSPAHGHRGGDSWQAALDAWPGGSSRRTPRQGDGSNTPRGFDGRQKTPKYGGNNTPKRTPKAFGDATPLYDE